In Azospirillum ramasamyi, one DNA window encodes the following:
- the ogt gene encoding methylated-DNA--[protein]-cysteine S-methyltransferase: MSAVSSLLIDRTATPIGELIVVADDEGALRAIDWAEHEDRLHRLLRLHHPEGYELRPSADPGGLTRAMDAYFAGELAAIDRLPVRTGGTPFQRAVWTALRGIPCGGTVSYRELAALAGRPAAVRAAGHANGTNPISIVVPCHRVIGSAGALTGYGGGVERKRWLLTHEGASCPDRPPRFS; the protein is encoded by the coding sequence ATGTCCGCTGTCTCCAGCCTGCTGATCGACCGCACCGCCACCCCCATCGGCGAATTGATCGTCGTCGCGGATGACGAGGGCGCCTTGCGGGCCATCGACTGGGCCGAGCATGAGGATCGGCTGCACCGACTGCTGCGCCTGCACCATCCCGAGGGGTACGAATTGCGGCCCTCAGCCGATCCGGGCGGGCTGACGCGGGCGATGGATGCGTATTTCGCGGGCGAGCTTGCGGCGATCGACCGGTTGCCGGTGCGCACCGGCGGGACGCCGTTCCAGCGCGCGGTGTGGACGGCACTGCGCGGGATTCCCTGCGGCGGGACCGTCAGCTACCGCGAACTGGCGGCGCTGGCCGGGCGCCCGGCGGCGGTCAGGGCCGCGGGACATGCCAACGGCACCAACCCGATCAGCATCGTGGTGCCCTGCCACCGGGTGATCGGCTCCGCCGGGGCGCTGACCGGCTATGGCGGCGGGGTGGAGCGCAAGCGCTGGCTGCTGACGCATGAGGGGGCGTCCTGCCCGGATCGCCCCCCACGGTTCTCCTGA
- the bdcA gene encoding SDR family oxidoreductase: protein MGEFTGRKVLVLGGSRGIGKAIVRRFAKAGAEVAFTYAASKDAADALAAETGAEAIQTDSADRDALIATVADRGALDVLVVNAGTGVIGDPLTFDPDTVDRMIDINVRAPYHASVEAARRMNDGGRIIVIGSVNGDRMPFAGGAAYGMTKSAMQSMVRGLARDFGHRGITVNAIQPGPTDSDMNPADGPMAPAMREFMAIKRYIHADEVAELTAYVAGPHAAMITGSFQTIDGGFGA, encoded by the coding sequence ATGGGTGAGTTCACCGGCCGCAAGGTTCTGGTCCTCGGCGGCAGCCGCGGCATCGGCAAGGCCATCGTCCGCCGCTTCGCCAAGGCCGGCGCCGAAGTCGCCTTCACCTACGCGGCGTCCAAGGATGCCGCCGACGCCCTCGCCGCCGAGACGGGCGCGGAAGCAATCCAAACCGACAGCGCCGACCGCGATGCCCTGATCGCCACGGTGGCCGATCGCGGCGCGCTGGATGTGCTGGTCGTCAATGCCGGCACGGGAGTCATCGGCGATCCGCTGACCTTCGATCCCGATACCGTCGACCGGATGATCGACATCAATGTCCGCGCGCCCTACCACGCGTCGGTCGAAGCGGCCCGGCGCATGAATGACGGGGGCCGCATCATCGTCATCGGTTCGGTCAACGGCGACCGCATGCCCTTCGCCGGCGGTGCCGCCTACGGCATGACCAAGTCGGCGATGCAGAGCATGGTGCGCGGCCTTGCCCGCGATTTCGGCCACCGCGGCATCACCGTGAACGCCATCCAGCCCGGCCCGACCGACAGCGACATGAATCCGGCCGACGGCCCGATGGCGCCGGCCATGCGCGAATTCATGGCGATCAAGCGCTACATCCATGCCGACGAGGTCGCCGAACTGACCGCCTATGTCGCCGGTCCGCATGCGGCGATGATCACCGGCTCGTTCCAGACCATCGACGGCGGCTTCGGCGCCTAA
- the preA gene encoding NAD-dependent dihydropyrimidine dehydrogenase subunit PreA, which produces MADLRSTIAGIRSPNPFWLASAPPTDKAYNVVRAFKAGWGGVVWKTLGEDPPVVNVSSRYGAHLDTDRRMIGFNNIELISDRPLEVNLQEIIQVKRDWPDRAMVVSLMAAMTETSWAGLARRIAETGAADGLELNLGCPHGMCERGMGSAIGQVPEMVEQVTRWVKNAVNLPVIVKLTPNITNILWSAEAAKRGGADAVSLINTVNSIVAVDLDAMAPTPVVDGKGSHGGYCGPAVKPIALNMVAEIARNPDTRGLPVSGIGGITTWRDAAEFLALGATNVQVCTAAMTYGFKIVEDMIGGLSNWMDGKGYRTLDELSGRAVRNVVNWNDLNMNFSTKAVIDPALCIDCGRCHIVCEDTSHQAIRIDRGNGAGEGRRVFTVVDGDCVGCNLCSHICPVPDCITMVPEQTGLPYVTWPNDARNPMRVPESAD; this is translated from the coding sequence ATGGCCGATCTTCGCAGCACCATCGCCGGCATCCGCTCCCCCAACCCCTTCTGGCTGGCCTCCGCCCCGCCGACCGACAAGGCCTACAACGTCGTCCGCGCCTTCAAGGCCGGCTGGGGCGGCGTGGTGTGGAAGACGCTGGGCGAGGATCCGCCGGTGGTCAACGTCTCCAGCCGCTACGGCGCGCATCTCGACACCGACCGCCGGATGATCGGCTTCAACAACATCGAACTGATCTCCGACCGGCCGCTGGAGGTCAATCTGCAGGAGATCATCCAGGTCAAGCGCGACTGGCCCGACCGCGCCATGGTCGTTTCGCTGATGGCGGCCATGACGGAAACCTCCTGGGCCGGGCTGGCCCGCCGCATCGCCGAGACCGGGGCGGCGGACGGCCTCGAACTGAACCTCGGCTGCCCGCACGGCATGTGCGAGCGCGGCATGGGCTCCGCCATCGGGCAGGTGCCGGAGATGGTGGAGCAGGTCACGCGCTGGGTGAAGAACGCCGTCAACCTGCCGGTGATCGTCAAGCTGACCCCCAACATCACCAACATCCTGTGGTCGGCGGAAGCGGCGAAGCGCGGCGGCGCCGACGCCGTGTCGCTCATCAACACCGTCAACTCCATCGTCGCGGTGGACCTCGACGCCATGGCCCCGACCCCGGTGGTCGACGGCAAGGGCAGCCACGGCGGCTATTGCGGCCCGGCGGTGAAGCCGATCGCGCTCAACATGGTGGCGGAGATCGCCCGCAATCCCGACACGCGCGGCCTGCCGGTCAGCGGCATCGGCGGCATCACCACATGGCGCGACGCGGCGGAGTTCCTGGCGCTCGGCGCCACCAACGTCCAGGTCTGCACCGCCGCGATGACCTACGGCTTCAAGATCGTCGAGGACATGATCGGCGGCCTGTCCAACTGGATGGACGGGAAGGGATACCGGACCCTCGACGAGTTGAGCGGCCGCGCGGTGCGCAACGTCGTCAACTGGAACGACCTGAACATGAACTTCTCGACCAAGGCGGTGATCGACCCCGCCTTGTGCATCGACTGCGGCCGCTGCCACATCGTCTGCGAGGACACCTCGCACCAGGCGATCCGCATCGATCGAGGGAATGGGGCCGGCGAGGGCCGCCGCGTCTTCACCGTGGTCGACGGGGACTGCGTCGGCTGCAACCTGTGCAGCCACATCTGCCCGGTGCCGGACTGCATCACCATGGTGCCGGAGCAGACCGGCCTGCCCTACGTCACCTGGCCCAACGACGCCCGCAATCCGATGCGCGTTCCCGAATCCGCCGATTGA
- a CDS encoding NAD(P)-dependent oxidoreductase, with product MTLIATLADAPEPDADRPPSPYADLTPAMTPVQALAESNRCLFCYDAPCIKACPTGIDIPAFIRSIATGNLKGAATTILSENIMGGTCGRVCPTETLCEQACVRNRAEDRPVAIGRLQRHATDRLIDGEPAHPFPRAAATGKRVAVVGAGPAGLSCAHRLATLGHEVTVFEAKAKSGGLNEYGLAPYKMADDFARREVAFILGVGGITVEHGRKLGADLSLDGLRAGYDAVFLGLGLGSNNRLGIPGEERPGVEDATAFIERVRQAPPGQPPAVGSKVVVIGGGNTAIDAAIQAKRLGAEDVTLVYRRGRAQMGATAWEQELALTEGVVLKTFAAPSAIGETAITFDRTRLTDGKLTATGETFTLQADMVLKAVGQKLSADALDGLQVAGGKIAIDPSYRTTLAKVWAGGDCVATGEDLTVQSVQDGKLAALAIHSHLTA from the coding sequence ATGACCCTGATCGCTACGCTTGCCGACGCCCCGGAACCCGATGCGGACCGTCCGCCCTCGCCCTACGCCGACCTGACGCCGGCGATGACGCCGGTGCAGGCGCTGGCCGAGTCGAACCGCTGCCTGTTCTGCTACGATGCCCCCTGCATCAAGGCCTGCCCGACCGGGATCGACATCCCGGCCTTCATCCGCTCGATCGCCACCGGCAACCTCAAGGGCGCCGCGACGACGATCCTGTCGGAGAACATCATGGGCGGCACCTGCGGCCGCGTCTGCCCGACCGAGACCCTGTGCGAGCAGGCTTGCGTCCGCAACCGGGCGGAGGATCGCCCCGTCGCCATCGGCCGGCTGCAGCGCCATGCCACCGACCGGCTGATCGACGGCGAACCGGCCCACCCCTTCCCGCGCGCCGCCGCCACCGGCAAGCGCGTGGCGGTGGTCGGCGCCGGCCCGGCCGGCCTGTCCTGCGCCCACCGCCTCGCCACGCTCGGCCATGAGGTGACGGTGTTCGAGGCCAAGGCCAAGTCCGGCGGCCTCAACGAATACGGCCTCGCCCCCTACAAGATGGCCGACGACTTCGCCCGGCGCGAGGTCGCCTTCATCCTCGGCGTCGGCGGCATCACCGTTGAGCATGGCCGCAAGCTGGGCGCCGACCTGTCGCTGGACGGCCTGCGCGCCGGCTATGACGCGGTGTTCCTCGGCCTCGGCCTCGGGTCCAACAACCGCCTCGGCATCCCCGGCGAGGAACGTCCGGGAGTCGAGGACGCCACCGCCTTCATCGAGCGGGTGCGCCAGGCTCCCCCCGGCCAGCCGCCCGCCGTCGGCAGCAAGGTCGTGGTGATTGGCGGCGGCAACACCGCCATCGACGCCGCCATCCAGGCCAAGCGCCTGGGCGCGGAGGACGTCACCCTGGTCTACCGCCGCGGCCGTGCCCAGATGGGCGCCACCGCCTGGGAGCAGGAACTGGCCCTGACCGAGGGCGTCGTGCTGAAGACCTTCGCCGCCCCTTCGGCGATCGGCGAGACCGCCATCACCTTCGATCGCACCCGCCTGACCGACGGCAAGCTGACCGCCACCGGCGAGACCTTCACCCTCCAGGCCGACATGGTGCTGAAGGCGGTGGGGCAGAAGCTGTCCGCCGATGCGCTGGACGGCCTGCAGGTCGCCGGCGGCAAGATCGCCATCGACCCGTCCTACCGCACCACGCTCGCCAAGGTCTGGGCCGGCGGCGATTGCGTCGCGACCGGCGAGGATCTGACGGTCCAGTCGGTGCAGGACGGCAAACTCGCCGCGCTCGCCATCCACAGCCACCTGACCGCCTGA